GTTTACCATAACCATTTTCAGTGACGATTAAAATCTCATCTTGTTCTTCTTCGTCGGTAACGTCTAATCCAATTACTTCATCATTTTCTCTTAATGAAATACCTCTAACGCCTGCAGCAGTTCTACCTAATGGGCGTAGTTTCGTTTCATCAAATCTGATTAATGAAGCATGTTTCGTTCCGATAATAATCTCTTTCGTACCATCCGTTAGTCTAACCGCAATCAACTCGTCGTCTTCTTTAAAGTTAATCGCAATCTTACCGTTTTTGTTAATACGAGAGAAATTCGATAGTTTAGAACGTTTTACAGTACCTTTTTTCGTAGCAAATACTAGGAAGTCTTCTTCACTAGATAGATCTTTAACTGCTATCATTGTACTGATTTTTTCATCTTTATCAATTTCTAAAGCATTGACGATTGGTAAGCCTTTAGACTGTCTAGACAT
The nucleotide sequence above comes from Dysgonomonas mossii. Encoded proteins:
- a CDS encoding DNA gyrase C-terminal beta-propeller domain-containing protein produces the protein MNTIEDDFVSQLVTLSTHDNVLFFTNKGRVYKLKGYEIPEMSRQSKGLPIVNALEIDKDEKISTMIAVKDLSSEEDFLVFATKKGTVKRSKLSNFSRINKNGKIAINFKEDDELIAVRLTDGTKEIIIGTKHASLIRFDETKLRPLGRTAAGVRGISLRENDEVIGLDVTDEEEQDEILIVTENGYGK